One window of Nymphaea colorata isolate Beijing-Zhang1983 chromosome 1, ASM883128v2, whole genome shotgun sequence genomic DNA carries:
- the LOC116259341 gene encoding probable protein phosphatase 2C 66, which yields MGACISAGKFGDYCHGVPKENSWSADEEEAQKRDASSGGGGRRICCSGQLPHYVSLYSQQGKKGPNQDAVVFCQDYATGGGAFCGVFDGHGHHGHHVSKRVRDWLPAVLLRQWRQWAAHEGAEGKMVTDSSTAFDVWKESLFKAFMMMDKELRLQQAMDFSCSGTTAVTIIKQGDDLIVANLGDSRAVLGTISEDGALTAIQLTTDLKPSVPQEAERIKRCNGRIFALPDEPKVQRVWLPNDNYPGLAMARAFGDFRLKSFGIIAVPQVSYRRLTSADQFIILATDGVWDVLSNKQVASIVWSARSREMAAKMVVEAAVHEWRSRFPSSKMDDCSAVCLFLRC from the exons ATGGGTGCTTGCATCTCTGCAGGAAAGTTCGGAGACTACTGTCACGGAGTGCCAAAGGAGAATTCATGGTCggctgatgaagaagaagctcaAAAAAGAGATGCGAGCagcggaggaggagggaggaggatcTGCTGTAGCGGCCAACTACCTCATTATGTGTCCCTCTACTCCCAACAAGGCAAGAAAGGCCCCAACCAAGACGCTGTTGTATTCTgccag gATTATGCAACTGGAGGGGGAGCATTTTGTGGGGTGTTTGATGGTCATGGGCACCATGGTCACCATGTGAGCAAAAGAGTGAGGGACTGGCTGCCTGCAGTGCTGCTGAGGCAATGGAGGCAGTGGGCTGCCCATGAAGGGGCAGAAGGGAAGATGGTCACTGATTCCTCCACAGCCTTTGATGTTTGGAAGGAGTCATTGTTCAAGGCCTTCATGATGATGGACAAGGAGCTCAGGCTTCAGCAAGCCATGGACTTCTCATGTAGTGGCACAACTGCAGTCACTATCATCAAGCAG GGCGATGACCTGATCGTTGCCAACCTTGGAGATTCAAGAGCTGTGCTGGGGACAATTTCGGAAGATGGGGCTTTGACCGCGATCCAGTTGACCACTGACCTCAAGCCAAGCGTGCCAC AAGAAGCAGAGCGTATAAAACGGTGCAATGGCCGGATATTTGCCCTGCCCGATGAGCCTAAGGTGCAAAGAGTGTGGCTACCCAATGACAACTACCCAGGGTTGGCCATGGCCAGAGCCTTCGGAGATTTTCGCCTAAAAAGTTTCGGGATAATTGCAGTTCCTCAGGTCTCTTACCGGCGACTCACCTCCGCCGATCAGTTCATCATCCTTGCGACCGATGGG GTATGGGATGTCCTGAGCAACAAACAAGTAGCATCTATTGTTTGGTCTGCACGGAGCAGAGAAATGGCTGCAAAAATGGTAGTGGAGGCTGCAGTGCATGAATGGAGGAGCCGGTTCCCATCTTCAAAAATGGACGATTGTTCAGCAGTCTGCCTTTTCTTGCGTTGCTAG